The following are encoded in a window of Echeneis naucrates chromosome 19, fEcheNa1.1, whole genome shotgun sequence genomic DNA:
- the bahcc1b gene encoding BAH and coiled-coil domain-containing protein 1, which produces MESRDFAPPHHLLTERSALVHSAASRMAPGGHGSVQHPAHFQPGKYYSSHLSIAPHSGHRSLCRTGASFMGSFLASSLGSPPSHPPHPSGPAASPSSPSYRAGPHSSASPIWFPHSHEGYPSYSGSLASPFLPMSPLDHHSNGLYGQHRFYETQKDHFYLRGLPSQPPLLSTNHSLPPLSRTAPGHPLGSCSRETDNGGGGGKSTKDIGEKGVSSVSKDKERSSSKERHQESKDKQHQLHHHHPHQMNPTTTPSSYHHQAYPHHALLPHLTPQSREEEHRHSLERHKDYRDNDSGSQGTKHMTACKLSSGSGAETGSGGKGGSLSSCSGGGVARPPSGGGRRCSKDGPINGEMRISESSTSSSECMRRGTGAATAMLAPPTPHSVASYSMPPPPPPPPPPHALHMGSAVTGGWIHHAPHHPHPEFYCSPNPLTLTSSKDPSTPGASGREAKVIGPTYVPSVGPLGDLAAPDCRGAGGGGRKGDDKSGEGSYESPSHHLSRLSSCQKKDKSQSHQQQLGYGKADKPPDWSHQTQNFHKPSSTMSAQPELRSCSLERSSSFRDVEVVDDIYRPSLPLDAQGTHSAAGQGASKIGTDTSTPPFRDCSHSGPHPDGRVGSGAQREGQKVARIRHQQHSSHGSSTEERGRDGSQTAPSWGGRAGHQEDQRKGSHHASVSNEEVRGLSNRTSNSDHNPPHSQQPPPLSRSSSLNTEGEGSAMKNLMNYSSQQPLLLPQRSPFGGLGCLKQGGERSEKGDRGGAKSNISLQDPPKQSLPPRRGSTNEGERGDRGGKEAGDTGEGEVRQPPVGIAVAVARPPHRSPDNTPGHSRQGRVLPSMKGVSRPVYPLGREAEERKRMTEEQLGLHHLDRDRELIIRENKDRVEFARIHPSSSCHGDLTSHLLVPGGANQLGADPAAHAHSAHHHWMQRTGSPSLWMGHSYSLSHVGMSPGFPPGLPNPLQPVLGSLTQDPNSPLVVLPTEPGPHHHLDVLEQSGLWPPMYGGRGPPPHLQHHPVYSRSSFLRQQELYALQQQQQHQRAMEHVQRHSGGQKKHEEHAITIEDSPHESSASRTPPTSSSSTTTASSHAAKPFSHTPPPPKTPTPSPGMCPASRQSPCYHSPSRRPHPPNPLTPAPSPAAAAPRSPALSPAPSHLSKGLERGSDRGEGQPPQDYPQSLEPDLPPVYTYPPIIMGYKAGPSPAEARLAEQAMVEAEPAEPDSKSPQHPCHTEPLSKEEERGELDDTGNCEVVESRSAVAEEEKEEKRAEGKGCSVSEPESKISGLLPCPSPVPVPVPDPACPIPATGKTLKVELSMGCPGQKASLEEPQPSKEQEDDRERGKEDMEDKEGEKMEPDLTECTVSVPVKPEEKDRVEEDDGDRDGENVEVVVDENKEESPSTGLMEVILSSPYCSPTSDPSPPSSASTAAQLQGAYMWSLELLIAAALCATRDALYPPVPAVQAPIPPAHYGMEILGELAELEIQQRSRESKEKVAEGEDTLTFDLHSLATLAAARALELGGGAVDVGVDQQCPIRKRLNLRRKCSWTPRHEPVCPVKGSMETMGGEELAMRVQLAELQRRYKEKQRELAKLQRKHDHQKEETSRSPARRGPGRPRKRKSTPGPAAADSSKRLRAGLNLLEEKARKKMSNHAFNSLSAGQMKACCKHRGRPSTLSSRLARRVTHLKQKAAAQRDAPSAGLLHSRGDPGAAESHKGHCKQGGKDPRQDWEASQTTKRKRGRKPKVLMGVNQNRAHHKDGRASDKQEIREERSDSESSEHEEEEEEEEEDASYDSEDGAGETKISSSSKETANSAGITPFSSQSSKLQANQKARSKRMGPAGVGILPSTDQRRAQRRPSLASTEKRRPDHQMTRRAPLSSCGVSSLGCSFRDRNYGALTDANRTSKEAMKKTSAGQCILGKAKGHAVSRLLQSFADDDGFCLDEESSLSEGEEDEEEEEEEEEGAKEKKAIHLPPNMPCRIPALPNCVLSKEMLVDGLKILISKEDELLYAACVQTLDLPDIFSVVIEGERGNRPRIYSLEQLLQEAVLDVRPQTEAILTIGTRVCAYWSERSRCLYPGYVHRGGPGEAEKEGSVMVEFDDGDRGRISLANIRLLPPGYQIRCAEPSPALLTSPGRRGRRSSTQEKRDTATEKPANEEPAGRPQEKRPVGRPKKIHSVPKTVSTPTPVTESVTKSTTSLSNWSVPRKRPPVDFFLFNGTSRKTKRKIREQDLGLFHRPASHPLAPPTPIKGIFGSPFVVDSFSSIANGYATFGSGGSSGAGRPVTTVASMGLRESLSSSCSSTLTMGMAAGSRKPATERDRKQFLVKLDHEGVTSPKTKNGKALLRLGGSGGRGGKSLVSAGAPLRYIHPSLLVKDGKKGGGERDSAGVRSEALLKGAPPLRKDLLSTGLGVQGGDYSLDYPSDCPSSYSELDEDDEDDGQDADTRSAGVPSHRNRFPSRLSVCFTSSSSSSSSSGSISSSSLCSSDNDSSYSSDEESSSVLLRRALLQQDKHKHRQNMTSDILNPDPTTSNSSPSVSAPAHGFVAKANMAVSGSKVRADRAEDRKEFMSKGSMVVNSSTAKSQLKRKDGVPNSHHQVQSSPVNQQMKPGTKDTAAAKRQRMSSPEPLPNTAPPMSGRQLWKWSGNPTQRRGLKGKARKLFYKAIVRGKETVRVGDCAVFLSPGRPQLPYVGRVESLWESWSSSMVVRVKWFYHPEETRLGKRHRDGKNALYQSSHEDENDVQTISHRCQVVSRAEYDHLMRERKPVNATNDLFYLAGTYEPTTGQLISADGMAIVS; this is translated from the exons GGTACCCCAGCTATTCAGGGAGTCTTgcctctccttttctcccaATGAGTCCCCTGGATCACCATAGCAACGGTCTCTATGGACAGCACCGCTTCTATGAAACTCAAAAAG ATCATTTCTACCTGAGAGGCCTTCCTTCTCAGCCCCCACTGCTCTCCACCAATCACAGCCTTCCCCCCTTGTCCAGGACTGCTCCAGGCCACCCACTTGGCTCTTGCAGCCGGGAGACGGAcaatggaggaggaggtgggaagAGCACCAAGGACATCGGGGAAAAAGGGGTTTCATCTGTGTCAAAGGACAAGGAGCGATCCAGCAGCAAGGAGCGGCACCAGgagagcaaagacaaacaacatcagctccaccatcaccatcctcatcagATGAACCCCACCACCACACCGTCCAGCTACCACCACCAAGCCTATCCTCACCATGCCCTCCTTCCTCACCTCACACCACAGAGCAGGGAGGAAGAGCATAGACATTCTCTGGAGCGGCACAAGGACTACAGAGATAATGACTCTGGTAGTCAAGGGACAAAACATATGACTGCCTGTAAACTGTCCAGTGGTTCGGGGGCAGAGACTGGCTCTGGAGGCAAAGGGGGGTCACTGAGCAGCTGTAGTGGTGGTGGGGTGGCCAGACCTCCATCTGGAGGTGGCAGGCGATGCTCCAAGGATGGGCCCATTAACGGGGAGATGAGGATCAGTGAATCCTCAACTTCCTCCTCTGAATGTATGAGACGAGGGACGGGTGCAGCAACAGCCATGTTGGCACCTCCAACACCTCACTCTGTGGCCTCCTACTCgatgcctcctcctcccccaccgcCACCGCCACCTCATGCCTTGCATATGGGCTCTGCAGTCACAGGAGGATGGATACACCATGCACCTCACCACCCTCATCCTGAGTTTTACTGTTCCCCCAACCCTCTTACTCTGACATCCTCCAAAGATCCATCCACCCCTGGAGCGTCTGGCAGGGAGGCAAAAGTCATTGGCCCAACGTATGTGCCCTCCGTCGGGCCACTGGGAGACCTGGCAGCCCCTGACTGTCGTGGAGCAGGAGGGGGTGGGAGAAAGGGAGATGATAAGAGTGGAGAGGGATCTTATGAAAGCCCCTCTCATCACCTCAGCCGACTCAGCAGCTGTCAGAAGAAGGACAAATCGCAgtcacaccagcagcagctgggatACGGCAAAGCTGACAAACCTCCTGACTGGAGCCATCAGACACAGAACTTCCACAAACCCAGCTCCACCATGAGTGCTCAGCCTGAGCTGCGGTCCTGCAGCCTGGAAAGATCTTCATCCTTCAGAGATGTAGAAGTTGTGGACGATATCTATCGGCCCTCACTCCCACTAGATGCCCAGGGGACACACTCTGCTGCTGGACAGGGCGCATCCAAGATTGGCACAGATACCAGTACTCCTCCCTTCAGGGACTGTTCCCACTCAGGTCCTCATCCCGATGGGAGGGTGGGATCAGGGGCTCAGAGGGAGGGGCAAAAGGTTGCCAGGATAAGGCACCAGCAGCACAGTAGCCATGGATCAAGTAcagaagagagggggagagatggaAGTCAGACAGCACCTTCCTGGGGGGGTCGGGCAGGCCATCAAGAGGACCAGCGAAAAGGCTCCCATCATGCATCAGTTAGTAATGAAGAAGTAAGAGGGCTCAGCAACAGAACTTCAAATAGTGACCACAATCCACCCCATTCTCAACAACCTCCCCCTCTATCACGCTCCTCATCACTCAACACAGAGGGGGAGGGCAGTGCCATGAAGAATCTAATGAACTACAGCTCCCagcagccactgctgctgccacaacGGAGCCCTTTCGGTGGTCTGGGTTGCCTGAAGCAAGGTGGAGAGAGATCAGAGAAGGGGGACAGAGGAGGCGCTAAGAGCAATATCTCCCTGCAAGACCCTCCCAAGCAGTCTCTTCCTCCTCGCCGAGGATCCACtaatgagggagagaggggtgaCCGAGGTGGGAAGGAGGCGGGAGACACAGGAGAGGGGGAGGTGCGCCAGCCTCCGGTTGGTATTGCTGTTGCTGTAGCTCGGCCACCACATCGTTCCCCAGACAACACCCCTGGACACAGCAGACAGGGCAGGGTGCTACCCAGCATGAAAG GGGTTTCACGTCCTGTGTATCCTCTTGGTCGGGAAgcggaggagaggaagaggatgacagAGGAGCAGCTTGGCCTTCATCAcctggacagagacagagaactAATCATCAG GGAAAACAAGGATCGGGTGGAGTTTGCCAGGATCCACCCTTCTAGTAGTTGCCATGGTGACCTGACCTCTCACCTCTTGGTTCCTGGAGGAGCCAACCAGTTAGGGGCGGACCCTGCTGCACATGCTCACTCGGCTCACCACCACTGGATGCAGAGGACAGGAAGTCCATCCCTCTGGATGGGTCATTCATACA GTCTAAGTCACGTGGGAATGAGCCCTGGGTTCCCCCCAGGTCTGCCCAACCCCCTGCAGCCCGTCCTAGGGTCACTCACGCAAGACCCTAACTCCCCTCTGGTAGTTCTCCCCACAGAGCCTGggcctcatcatcatcttg ACGTTCTGGAGCAGTCAGGTCTATGGCCTCCTATGTACGGAGGCCGGGGTCCCCCTCCTCACCTGCAGCACCATCCTGTTTATTCTCGCTCTTCATTCCTACGGCAACAGGAGCTATAcgccctgcagcagcagcaacagcaccaGCGAGCCATGGAGCATGTGCAGCGCCACTCTGGAGGACAG aaaaaacatgaagagCATGCTATCACTATAGAAGACTCTCCTCATGAATCTTCAGCTTCCCGAactccccccacctcctcttcctctacaACCACCGCCTCTTCTCATGCAGCCAAACCCTTCTCTCATACTCCACCTCCACCAAAGACGCCCACGCCATCTCCAGGGATGTGTCCTGCCAGCCGGCAGTCACCCTGCTACCACTCCCCATCCAGGCGCCCGCATCCACCAAACCCTCTGACTCCTGCACCAAGCCCGGCTGCAGCAGCACCCCGCTCCCCAGCACTCAGCCCCGCTCCGTCTCACCTCTCTAAAGGTCTGGAGAGGGGCAGTGACCGAGGAGAAGGACAGCCACCCCAGGACTACCCACAATCCCTCGAACCAG ACTTGCCACCTGTTTACACCTACCCTCCTATCATCATGGGCTACAAAGCCGGGCCTTCGCCTGCTGAAGCCAGATTGGCTGAACAAGCCATGGTGGAGGCAGAGCCGGCAGAGCCTGACTCAAAATCCCCTCAGCATCCGTGCCACACTGAACCCCTcagcaaagaagaagagaggggggAATTAGACGATACAGGGAACTGTGAAGTGGTGGAATCTCGGAGTGCAgttgcagaggaagagaaggaagaaaagagggcAGAAGGAAAAGGGTGCTCTGTCTCTGAGCCTGAGAGCAAGATTTCTGGGTTGCTGCCATGCCCTTCcccagtcccagtcccagtcccagATCCTGCCTGCCCAATCCCAGCCACAGGCAAAACCCTAAAAGTAGAGCTCTCCATGGGTTGTCCAGGCCAGAAGGCCAGCCTGGAGGAGCCCCAGCCATCCAAAGAGCAGGAGGATGATAGGGAACGTGGAAAAGAGGACATGGaggacaaagagggagagaaaatggagCCCGACCTGACAGAATGTACTGTCTCTGTGCCTGTAAAGCCTGAAGAAAAGGAcagggtggaggaggatgatggggacagagatggagagaacgTAGAAGTGGTTGTGGATGAGAACAAAGAGGAGAGTCCAAGCACAGGCTTGATGGAAGTAATACTTAGCTCTCCTTACTGTTCCCCAACCTCTGACCCCTCCCCCCCTTCTTCTGcaagcacagcagcacagctgcaAGGGGCCTACATGTGGAGCCTGGAGCTCCTGATTGCCGCGGCTCTGTGCGCCACCAGAGATGCCTTGTACCCACCTGTACCTGCTGTCCAGGCCCCAATTCCTCCAGCCCACTACGGTATGGAGATTCTAGGAGAGCTGGCTGAGCTGGAGAtccagcagaggagcagagagagcaaagagaaagtCGCTGAAG GTGAGGACACGCTGACCTTCGACCTCCACAGTCTGGCGACACTGGCAGCTGCCCGTGCCCTGGAGTTGGGGGGCGGTGCTGTAGACGTGGGGGTGGACCAGCAGTGTCCAATCAGAAAAAGGCTCAACCTGCGCAGGAAGTGCAGCTGGACGCCGCGACATGAACCG gtatGCCCAGTGAAGGGCTCCATGGAGACGATGGGAGGGGAGGAGCTGGCCATGCGTGTCCAGCTGGCTGAGCTACAGCGCCGctacaaagagaaacagagagaactGGCCAAGCTACAGAGGAAACACGACCACCA gaaAGAGGAGACGTCTCGTAGCCCTGCCCGCCGGGGGCCTGGCCGCCCCCGCAAACGAAAGTCCACCCCCggcccagctgctgcagacagctCCAAAAGACTCAG GGCTGGGCTGAATTTGTTGGAGGAAAAagccaggaaaaaaatgtccaaTCATGCTTTCAACAGTCTCAGCGCTGGACAG ATGAAAGCTTGCTGCAAGCACAGAGGTCGGCCCAGCACCCTGAGCTCCAGGCTGGCCAGACGGGTCACCCATTTGAAGCAGAAGGCTGCAGCCCAGCGTGATGCACCATCAGCAGGCTTGCTGCACAGCAGAGGGGACCCTGGAGCAGCAGAGTCACACAAGGGTCACTGCAAACAAGGCGGGAAAG ACCCTCGGCAGGACTGGGAGGCCAGTCAGaccacaaaaaggaaaagaggtcGGAAGCCCAAAGTGTTGATGGGGGTCAACCAGAACAGAGCTCATCACAAGGACGGACGGGCCtctgacaaacaggaaattagAGAAGAGAGGAGTGACAGTGAGAGCTCAGAGCATG aggaggaggaggaggaggaggaggaggacgccAGCTACGATAGCGAAGATGGAGCCGGTGAAACCAAGATTAGCTCATCCTCCAAAGAAACTGCAAACTCTGCTGGGATTACACCCTTTTCTTCACAGTCCTCCAAGCTCCAAGCAAACCAGAAAGCCAGGAGCAAGAGAATGGGACCTGCTG GCGTGGGGATTTTGCCCAGTACTGACCAGAGGAGAGCACAGAGAAGGCCAAGCCTTGCCAGCACAGAGAAAAGACGTCCAGACCACCAGATGACTAGAAGAGCACCTCTGTCCAGCTGTGGTGTGTCATCACTGGGCTGCAGCTTCAGGGACAGGAACTATGGAGCTCTGACAGACGCGAACAGGACCAGCAAGGAAGCGATGAAGAAGACCTCAGCAGGACAGTGCATTCTGGGGAAG GCCAAGGGCCATGCCGTGAGCCGGCTCCTGCAGAGCTTCGCCGATGATGACGGCTTTTGCTTGGATGAGGAAAGCAGCCTCTCCGAgggggaggaggatgaagaggaggaggaggaggaggaggagggtgcgAAAGAGAAGAAGGCGATCCACCTTCCTCCCAACATGCCTTGTAGAATACCTG CCTTGCCAAACTGCGTGCTGAGTAAAGAGATGCTGGTAGATGGACTGAAGATCCTGATCTCCAAAGAGGACGAGCTGCTCTATGCCGCCTGTGTCCAAACTCTGGACCTACCTGATAT ATTCAGTGTTGTCATTGAAGGGGAACGAGGGAATCGGCCCAGGATTTACTCATTGGAGCAACTACTACAGGAAGCT GTTTTGGATGTGCGGCCCCAGACTGAGGCCATCCTGACCATAGGGACGCGAGTTTGTGCCTACTGGAGCGAGCGTTCGCGCTGTCTTTACCCTGGATATGTCCACCGAG GAGGTCCAGGTGAAGCTGAGAAGGAGGGCAGTGTGATGGTGGAGTTTGATGATGGTGACAGAGGAAGGATCTCCCTCGCAAACATCAGACTCCTGCCCCCTGGATACCAAATCCGCT gtGCGGAACCGTCTCCAGCTCTTCTGACCTCACCAGGTCGCCGTGGGCGGCGGAGCTCCACTCAGGAGAAGAGAGACACAGCTACAGAGAAACCAGCCAATGAGGAGCCAGCAGGGAGGCCCCAGGAGAAAAGGCCAG TTGGCAGACCGAAGAAAATCCACTCAGTGCCTAAAACTGTTAGCACACCAACACCAGTAACAGAATCTGTAACCAAAAGCACCACTTCTTTGTCCAACTGGTCTGTGCCCAGGAAGAGACCACCTGTtgactttttcctcttcaaCGGAACGTCCCGTAAGACCAAAAGGAAGATACGAGAACAAGACCTGGGTTTGTTTCATCGGCCTGCCTCCCACCCTCTTGCCCCTCCCACCCCTATCAAAGGTATCTTTGGTTCTCCTTTTGTGGTTGACTCATTCAGTAGCATTGCCAATGGCTATGCTACCTTTGGAAGTGGTGGCAGCTCTGGAGCTGGGAGACCTGTCACCACAGTTGCGTCCATGGGACTCCGGGAGTCCTTGTCCTCCTCTTGCTCTTCAACTCTCACCATGGGAATGGCAGCTGGAAGCAGGAAGCCAGCAACTGAACGGGACAGGAAACAGTTCCTGGTGAAGCTTGACCATGAAGGGGTGACCTCCCCTAAAACAAAGAACGGCAAAGCCTTGCTTCGGCTTGGAGGgagtggagggagaggaggaaagagccTGGTCTCAGCAGGAGCACCACTAAGATACATTCACCCATCCCTGCTGGTGAAGGATGGcaaaaagggaggaggggaaagagaCAGTGCTGGAGTCCGGTCCGAGGCTCTTCTAAAGGGCGCTCCTCCTCTAAGAAAGGATCTTTTGTCAACTGGTCTTGGAGTCCAAGGTGGGGATTATAGTCTAGACTACCCGAGCGACTGCCCCAGTTCCTACTCTGAgctggatgaggatgatgaggatgacgGCCAAGATGCTGACACACGTAGTGCAGGAGTCCCATCCCACCGCAATCGTTTCCCCTCTCGTCTCTCTGTGTGCTTtacctcatcttcttcttcctcttcctcctctgggtCCATTTCCTCCTCGTCCCTCTGTTCCTCTGACAACGATTCCTCCTACTCCTCTGATGAAGAATCCTCTTCTGTGCTGCTGCGCCGTGCACTGCTCCAGCAggacaaacacaagcacaggcAGAACATGACCTCTGACATTCTAAACCCTGACCCCACCACCTCCaactcctctccctctgtctctgccccAGCTCACGGCTTTGTGGCTAAAGCCAACATGGCTGtctcagggtcaaaggtcagggctGACAGAGCAGAAGACAGGAAGGAATTTATGTCTAAAGGAAGTATGGTGGTGAACAGTAGCACAGCTAAGAGCCAGCTAAAGAGAAAAGACGGTGTTCCCAACAGCCACCATCAGGTCCAAAGCAGTCCGGTTAACCAGCAGATGAAACCTGGCACAAAGGACACGGCGGCCGCTAAGAGACAGAGGATGTCATCACCTGAGCCCCTGCCCAACACGGCTCCCCCGATGTCTGGACGCCAGCTGTGGAAGTGGTCTGGCAACCCCACACAG AGGAGAGGTCTGAAGGGCAAAGCTCGCAAACTTTTCTACAAGGCCATTGTGCGGGGCAAGGAGACAGTGCGTGTCGGGGACTGTGCTGTGTTCCTGTCACCTGGACGGCCGCAGCTGCCCTACGTGGGCAGAGTGGAGAGCCTCTGGGAGTCGTGGAGCTCCAGCATGGTGGTCAGGGTCAAGTGGTTCTACCACCCCGAGGAGACTCGCCTGGGGAAGCGACACCGTGATGGCAAG AATGCCCTGTACCAGTCGAGCCATGAGGACGAAAATGATGTGCAGACCATCTCCCATCGCTGCCAGGTGGTCAGCAGGGCCGAATATGATCACCTAATGCGCGAACGCAAGCCAGTCAACGCCACAAATGACCTATTCTACCTGGCGGGGACCTATGAACCAACCACGGGCCAACTGATCAGTGCAGACGGCATGGCTATCGTGTCCTAG